GCGGGCGATTCCAGGGCCGGTCCGGGCGGTCAGCCTCCCAGACGTGCAACTGAGCGTCGGTGACGGTCATACGCTAGTTCCCAGCCTTCTTCCAGGCGTAGTACTTCTCCAGCGTGGCCGGGTTCGGCGGGTAGCACTCGCTGACCGGCACGCCCTCCTGCACGAGGCCCCGGATGAACGTCTCCTTGTGCTCCTGCTCGGAGGCCACGTCCGCGATCTCCTGCGCCAGGTGGGCCGGGATCACGACCGCGCCGTCGTCGTCGGCCAGGATGTAGTCGCCGGGGATCACCGTGGTGCCGAAGCAGCGGATCGGCACGTTCCAGTCGATGCTGACCAGGTTCGGTGTGAACCCCAGTCCCTGCACGCCGAGGCTCCAGGCGGGCAGGCCCACCAGCTCGCGGATCTGGGCGGCGTCGCGGATCGCGCCGTCGCACACCACGCCGAGGGCGCCCCGATACTTGATGCGGGCCGCCAGGATGTCGCCAGTCGTCGCGCCGCTCTGGTTGCCGCCGCAGTCCATGACGAGGACATCGCCCGGCCCGAGGTTCTCGATGGCGACCCACATCGGGTC
Above is a genomic segment from Chloroflexota bacterium containing:
- a CDS encoding ribonuclease activity regulator RraA, translated to MSQPAADDALRQTLLQVTTATASAMLFRRGYPFTFMLGANPIQRGAKVCGRAVTLRFGPGRPDLAVSEEDRNTKDPMWVAIENLGPGDVLVMDCGGNQSGATTGDILAARIKYRGALGVVCDGAIRDAAQIRELVGLPAWSLGVQGLGFTPNLVSIDWNVPIRCFGTTVIPGDYILADDDGAVVIPAHLAQEIADVASEQEHKETFIRGLVQEGVPVSECYPPNPATLEKYYAWKKAGN